In the Pseudobacteriovorax antillogorgiicola genome, one interval contains:
- a CDS encoding acetyltransferase: MGSKYYIFGAGAHGRVVYHSLSRSLDDNERIFYADDSRSLIDRMISGVRVVSASNIGLDSLLHLALGNNMLRKTLADRFKDKKMLSVEDPSAVVSSCASIQEGCFIGPGSIVQVGAFLGRHVIVNTSSVIEHDVILEDYVNICPGVVTGGRVKIGSSSFIGPGCVLLGRVTIGCSSIIGGGAVVTRDVPEGVVAYGNPAKVVRYVTDEDWSRAL; encoded by the coding sequence TTGGGAAGTAAATATTATATCTTTGGTGCTGGTGCACATGGCCGAGTTGTGTATCACAGCTTAAGTCGCAGTTTAGATGATAATGAACGTATCTTCTATGCCGATGACTCAAGAAGCTTGATTGATCGAATGATATCGGGTGTGAGAGTCGTCTCGGCTTCTAATATAGGTCTGGATAGCTTGCTTCACCTAGCACTTGGCAATAATATGCTTCGTAAGACGTTGGCTGATCGATTTAAAGATAAAAAGATGCTGTCTGTAGAAGACCCTAGTGCAGTAGTCTCAAGCTGCGCTAGTATACAAGAAGGCTGTTTTATCGGACCAGGCTCTATAGTTCAAGTGGGCGCATTTCTTGGTAGGCATGTTATAGTTAATACTTCAAGTGTTATTGAGCACGACGTGATTCTTGAGGACTATGTAAATATTTGCCCAGGAGTTGTTACTGGGGGGCGAGTTAAGATTGGTAGTTCCAGCTTTATTGGGCCTGGTTGCGTATTATTAGGGCGCGTTACGATTGGTTGCTCTTCCATTATAGGTGGAGGAGCTGTTGTCACTCGTGATGTCCCTGAGGGGGTTGTCGCGTATGGAAATCCTGCCAAGGTAGTTAGGTACGTGACAGACGAAGATTGGAGCAGAGCTTTGTAG
- a CDS encoding DUF1552 domain-containing protein: MALSNVYSRRQVIDQLRSFLFLIPSLSLAKTARSNEHSYPKRFIAIFTPNGQHIKHWNIPSSIPFHIHDDNVRVARLSNIEGPLSAILENRFDSFKEKMTILRGLDLTAQNDNTHMATKMLSGFADAKDLRETIDQVIAECLDYSSYSVALKSLNLLTVAGDTSRITLPLSVRHTEYGFEPIVPIEQPRSVYELIFNSHSSGNSPLLETVYQLYKELTSSQKITQRDREKIEQHLDFLSETQRRLGLSSHCSFKKPDIFENSIENCEVLIATQTEILAQAIKCGATRVATLQLGHGQEERKYSFLPGMTVNHHYATHAQMIDHTLTIARWYSDRVKYLLELLDEVEDEETGETYLDNTLIFWGNELGCDDFAVLNSHKSLDMPAILFGGSSSLNHNLYIDYSQHLTLKPGLASGPYWGRPYNELLISIMTAMGLSKNQWENGSPGFGDYRLNAEQYSNGDRGSPLPYLLKK; the protein is encoded by the coding sequence ATGGCATTAAGTAATGTTTATAGTAGAAGGCAAGTCATAGATCAACTGCGTTCCTTTTTGTTTCTCATACCAAGTTTATCCTTGGCAAAAACCGCCCGTTCCAACGAACACTCTTATCCTAAGAGATTTATCGCAATCTTTACACCAAATGGTCAACATATAAAGCACTGGAACATTCCGTCATCCATACCATTTCATATTCATGACGATAATGTAAGAGTTGCACGACTATCTAATATCGAGGGGCCCCTTAGTGCTATCCTCGAAAATAGATTTGATTCTTTTAAAGAAAAAATGACCATATTAAGAGGTCTGGATCTAACTGCACAAAATGATAACACTCATATGGCAACAAAGATGCTTAGTGGTTTCGCAGACGCCAAAGACTTGCGTGAAACAATAGACCAAGTTATTGCCGAGTGCCTTGATTACAGTAGTTATTCAGTGGCATTGAAGTCATTAAATCTTCTCACAGTAGCGGGAGATACTAGCAGAATTACGCTACCATTGTCTGTAAGACACACAGAGTACGGCTTTGAACCAATCGTCCCGATTGAGCAACCTCGTTCGGTATACGAACTTATTTTTAACTCACACTCTAGTGGCAACTCGCCACTTTTGGAAACAGTATACCAACTGTATAAAGAGCTGACTTCATCGCAAAAAATTACACAGAGAGATAGAGAGAAAATCGAGCAACACTTGGACTTTCTTTCAGAAACTCAGCGTAGGCTGGGTTTATCTTCTCATTGTAGTTTCAAAAAACCTGATATATTTGAAAATTCAATTGAAAATTGTGAAGTTCTCATAGCGACACAAACCGAAATTCTAGCACAAGCAATAAAATGCGGCGCAACTAGAGTCGCTACTCTTCAACTAGGCCATGGCCAAGAAGAGCGAAAATACAGTTTCCTCCCAGGTATGACTGTTAATCATCATTATGCTACCCATGCTCAGATGATTGATCACACCTTAACAATAGCCCGATGGTACTCCGACCGGGTGAAATACCTTCTAGAGCTTCTTGATGAAGTTGAAGATGAAGAGACTGGTGAAACATATCTTGACAACACACTGATATTCTGGGGAAATGAGCTTGGATGTGATGATTTTGCGGTCCTTAATTCTCACAAGTCTCTCGATATGCCCGCCATTCTCTTTGGAGGAAGTAGTTCACTAAACCACAATTTATATATTGACTATAGTCAACACCTAACACTCAAACCTGGGCTTGCTAGTGGTCCATATTGGGGACGACCTTACAATGAGTTACTTATATCTATCATGACTGCTATGGGCTTAAGTAAAAATCAATGGGAAAACGGATCGCCTGGCTTTGGTGACTACAGACTTAATGCTGAGCAATACTCAAATGGAGACAGAGGATCTCCACTTCCTTACCTCTTAAAAAAGTGA
- a CDS encoding DegT/DnrJ/EryC1/StrS family aminotransferase gives MIPITKPYLGVEEIEAVQKPFETGWLTQGPLVKEFEQKFAEAVGAKYAICTTSCTTALFLSLRILGVDRGDEVICPSMSFIATANCIKHSGGVPVFADVEIESGNISIDSIKSLIGPRTKGVIIVHQLGMPANIDEIRSLCAENNIFLLEDSACALGSMYFGRRLCDSTDNISCYSLHPRKVITTGEGGVVTTNCKEVYERLSTLRQHGMNLSDLDRHGKGSISFEEYPEVGYNFRMTDIQAAVGIAQLEKLDFIVKTRREIAQYYNYRFAETDGVLTPIFDSDIYSNFQSYSIRLKSGGELRRNRMMSYLLKSGISSRRGVMAIHREIPYQDARRDDLEQTNLLTDSSILIPIFPGMSKRDMEYVANKTIEASMEVF, from the coding sequence ATGATACCAATTACAAAGCCCTATCTCGGAGTGGAAGAAATTGAAGCTGTTCAGAAGCCGTTTGAAACGGGTTGGCTCACTCAAGGGCCACTAGTAAAGGAGTTTGAGCAAAAGTTTGCTGAAGCCGTGGGTGCAAAGTACGCTATATGTACAACATCATGTACGACAGCACTTTTTCTTTCCTTAAGGATACTTGGAGTAGATAGAGGGGACGAAGTTATATGTCCTAGTATGAGTTTTATAGCTACGGCTAATTGCATAAAACACAGTGGAGGAGTTCCAGTTTTTGCAGATGTTGAAATCGAATCTGGTAATATTTCAATAGACTCCATAAAAAGCCTTATAGGGCCTAGAACTAAGGGAGTTATTATAGTTCATCAATTGGGCATGCCAGCCAATATTGATGAAATCAGATCTTTGTGTGCTGAGAACAACATCTTCTTGCTTGAAGATTCCGCTTGTGCCTTGGGATCGATGTACTTTGGTCGAAGGCTATGTGATAGTACTGATAATATTTCTTGCTACTCACTTCATCCCAGGAAAGTTATAACGACAGGAGAAGGGGGAGTTGTTACTACGAATTGCAAGGAAGTCTATGAACGTTTGAGTACTCTTAGGCAACATGGAATGAACCTGAGTGATTTAGATAGGCATGGTAAGGGCAGTATTTCTTTTGAAGAGTATCCTGAGGTTGGCTATAATTTCCGAATGACAGATATTCAGGCAGCAGTTGGAATAGCACAGCTAGAAAAACTTGACTTTATAGTCAAAACTAGGCGTGAAATAGCTCAATACTATAACTACAGGTTTGCGGAAACGGACGGCGTTCTAACTCCAATATTCGATAGCGACATATACTCTAACTTTCAAAGCTACTCGATTCGACTAAAGAGTGGAGGGGAGTTGAGAAGGAACAGAATGATGAGCTACCTGTTGAAATCAGGAATCTCTAGCAGACGGGGTGTGATGGCAATACATCGAGAGATTCCTTATCAGGATGCAAGAAGAGATGACCTCGAACAAACGAACTTATTGACAGATTCAAGTATCCTTATCCCCATTTTTCCAGGTATGTCTAAACGTGATATGGAATATGTTGCAAACAAAACTATCGAAGCTTCAATGGAAGTTTTCTGA
- a CDS encoding glycosyltransferase has translation MKSALCVITAVKKNVAFPDDLIKRLGEKSLIQLTIDKAISLRISDILVLTDSQEIIQIAKFNGLDYVYDSKIDLETSDFTTNLKNHISREYDVVLFLSPYTPLVLPNEISSALSEFATMNGFDALVSVREESYFDFTFSWSNLKRFLSDRKPKSRLIEVSAFKIVRMEALQRSSMATLKCFPYLLSTNTLEIKSHQDWWVCEKLLRRKRIVFRIIGDSKIGMGHVYRSLAIAHSISDHEVIFVTSEKCEEAIKTITSKDYDIYSYPELQIAHNIIHQLQPDLVINDILSTDFEYVNELKKSGIRVLNFEDLGPGAEIADMVVNELFEPPPNKPSQNTRWGYQFYFLRNEFEFVSPNIFKEQVGSILLTFGGSDPNNLTCLVLKALTKIKEISHIDISVIIGPSFKWKSELDRLVGSLGLNARVDIFENVSTISEQMANSDIAICSNGRTTFELAYMNIPSIVICQNIREETHNSMISTGGFINLGLYGNDTENRLISNLLRLVRDTKYRKSKFESLKELNFEGNLSRVTSLIEGLL, from the coding sequence ATGAAGTCAGCCTTGTGCGTGATCACTGCGGTAAAGAAAAATGTAGCCTTTCCAGACGACTTAATAAAGAGGCTGGGGGAAAAGAGTCTAATACAGTTAACCATAGATAAGGCTATCAGTCTGAGAATATCTGATATTCTTGTTCTTACAGATTCACAGGAAATTATCCAGATCGCAAAATTCAATGGTCTAGACTATGTATACGACTCGAAAATTGACTTAGAGACATCCGATTTTACGACAAATCTAAAAAATCATATATCCAGAGAGTACGATGTTGTGCTCTTTCTTTCACCTTACACACCACTAGTTCTTCCCAACGAAATTTCGTCTGCTCTTAGTGAATTTGCCACAATGAATGGGTTTGATGCCCTTGTTTCAGTGAGAGAAGAGTCATATTTCGACTTCACCTTCTCCTGGTCCAACCTTAAACGGTTTCTATCTGATAGAAAGCCAAAGAGTAGGTTAATCGAAGTTTCCGCTTTCAAAATTGTTCGTATGGAAGCTCTCCAACGATCGTCTATGGCGACTCTAAAATGCTTTCCTTACCTGCTTTCGACAAATACACTCGAGATTAAAAGTCATCAAGATTGGTGGGTTTGTGAAAAATTATTAAGACGGAAAAGGATCGTTTTTCGAATTATTGGCGACTCAAAAATCGGAATGGGACATGTCTATCGTTCGCTAGCAATAGCTCATAGTATCTCTGACCATGAAGTCATTTTTGTTACTTCCGAGAAATGCGAAGAAGCAATAAAAACAATAACATCAAAAGATTATGACATTTATAGTTACCCCGAACTCCAGATTGCGCATAACATTATTCACCAACTACAACCCGATCTAGTTATCAATGATATTCTAAGCACCGACTTTGAGTATGTTAACGAACTCAAGAAATCTGGAATAAGAGTACTAAACTTTGAAGATTTGGGTCCAGGCGCTGAAATTGCAGATATGGTGGTTAACGAGCTCTTCGAGCCTCCACCCAACAAACCATCGCAGAATACAAGGTGGGGCTATCAATTCTATTTTTTAAGAAACGAATTCGAGTTTGTATCTCCAAACATATTCAAAGAGCAAGTTGGTAGTATTCTCCTTACATTTGGAGGATCTGATCCAAATAATCTGACGTGTTTGGTACTAAAGGCACTTACAAAAATCAAGGAAATATCTCATATCGACATATCTGTTATCATCGGACCAAGCTTCAAATGGAAATCTGAATTGGATAGACTCGTAGGAAGTCTCGGTCTCAATGCTCGAGTCGATATTTTCGAGAATGTCAGTACTATTTCGGAACAGATGGCAAACTCCGATATTGCTATCTGTTCAAACGGAAGAACAACTTTTGAACTGGCATACATGAATATTCCATCCATTGTTATTTGCCAGAATATTCGAGAAGAAACCCATAACTCCATGATCTCTACTGGAGGCTTTATCAATCTAGGTCTATATGGAAATGATACTGAAAATAGACTTATTTCAAATTTATTACGTCTAGTTAGAGACACGAAGTACCGAAAAAGCAAGTTCGAATCATTGAAAGAACTAAATTTTGAAGGCAACCTTTCCAGAGTTACCAGCTTAATCGAAGGTCTGCTATAG
- a CDS encoding DUF1588 domain-containing protein encodes MTDLLKKIFINVARLALPYALMQSMASCMLEPSVDRDEDYAHVLPTRRLSKAEYVNSIKYIFNIGDTDIGPELKILLLSVPEDHVYKGFSNLKETLSANHLFGYMRVAHYITDQLEKKGFFEDEFPCLKSTNQNWACIEEAVNILGFQILRRPIETREVSKFLNVASPASSNAEIVANATQLMLQSPDFLYKISYVEEHSTKKSLFLLDSYSFASNFSYFLQGLPPDRTLLQDVRDGQFSLDNRSHHFERIWESKHAQSHWNRFFIEWLELESFPALAYSEEIEIDLKNLQEVSTLELQNMSKTIFMKNGSIHDLFLSKQEFYEHPLLREIYKQEGKFLRNRPGVFTRARMLATGNDRDISRPIKRAALIVDKALCLDLGRPDPNNLPNDALKIPEVDETTTTRNKWEEKTSDSSCQKCHSILNPIGFTFENYDGAGQFVDNEIIFDRRPKKVNILPIDSFVEFTYQETSYVADKPEDIFTIFLERGMIQTCLAKQIISYGKKIDNPSNLEVHYLASLFDTMSIKEAIKKYLISDSFRTVEGEVYGIK; translated from the coding sequence ATGACAGACCTATTGAAGAAAATATTTATAAACGTTGCACGTCTAGCTCTACCTTATGCCCTGATGCAATCTATGGCTAGCTGTATGCTTGAACCAAGCGTCGACCGAGACGAAGACTATGCTCACGTTCTTCCAACAAGACGCCTTTCAAAGGCAGAATATGTCAACTCAATCAAGTATATCTTTAATATTGGCGATACAGACATTGGGCCAGAACTTAAAATTCTTTTGCTTAGTGTCCCTGAGGATCATGTGTACAAAGGGTTCTCCAACCTCAAAGAAACCCTATCTGCCAATCACTTATTCGGTTATATGCGAGTGGCACATTACATAACTGACCAATTAGAAAAAAAAGGTTTCTTCGAGGACGAGTTCCCTTGCTTGAAATCTACAAATCAGAACTGGGCTTGTATTGAAGAAGCGGTCAATATTCTTGGATTTCAAATACTTCGACGCCCCATAGAAACCAGAGAGGTTTCAAAATTTCTCAACGTCGCTTCACCAGCTAGCTCCAATGCAGAAATCGTTGCAAACGCAACTCAGCTCATGCTTCAATCACCAGACTTTCTATACAAGATTAGCTACGTTGAAGAACACTCAACCAAAAAATCACTTTTCCTATTAGACAGCTACAGTTTCGCCTCAAATTTTTCATATTTTCTACAAGGTCTTCCCCCAGATCGGACTCTGCTACAGGATGTCAGAGACGGGCAGTTTTCACTTGATAATCGAAGCCACCATTTCGAGAGAATATGGGAATCCAAGCATGCACAATCTCATTGGAACCGGTTTTTTATCGAGTGGCTAGAGCTGGAGTCTTTCCCTGCGCTTGCATACTCGGAAGAAATCGAAATAGACTTAAAAAATCTACAGGAAGTATCTACTCTTGAACTCCAAAACATGAGTAAAACAATATTCATGAAGAATGGCTCCATCCATGATCTATTCCTCAGCAAGCAAGAGTTCTATGAACATCCCCTTCTGAGAGAAATATACAAACAAGAAGGAAAATTTCTAAGAAATAGGCCAGGCGTTTTCACGCGCGCAAGAATGCTCGCCACTGGCAATGACAGGGATATTAGTAGGCCAATAAAGAGGGCCGCACTTATAGTCGATAAGGCGCTCTGCCTAGATCTTGGTCGCCCTGATCCAAACAACTTACCGAATGATGCACTTAAAATTCCTGAAGTTGACGAGACTACTACTACAAGGAATAAGTGGGAAGAAAAAACGTCTGATTCTTCGTGTCAAAAATGCCATTCCATCTTGAATCCCATAGGATTCACCTTTGAAAATTACGACGGTGCTGGCCAATTCGTAGACAATGAAATAATATTTGATAGACGTCCTAAAAAAGTGAATATCTTACCTATAGACTCCTTTGTTGAATTTACCTACCAAGAAACTAGTTATGTCGCTGATAAACCGGAAGACATCTTCACAATTTTCCTTGAAAGAGGAATGATTCAGACATGTCTAGCTAAGCAAATAATTTCTTACGGTAAGAAGATCGACAATCCGTCAAACTTGGAAGTCCATTATCTCGCGTCTTTGTTCGATACAATGTCTATCAAAGAAGCTATCAAGAAATACCTAATATCAGACTCTTTTAGAACAGTCGAAGGTGAAGTCTATGGCATTAAGTAA